Genomic segment of Dioscorea cayenensis subsp. rotundata cultivar TDr96_F1 unplaced genomic scaffold, TDr96_F1_v2_PseudoChromosome.rev07_lg8_w22 25.fasta BLBR01001221.1, whole genome shotgun sequence:
TTGTGGTGTCCATTCTTCCTCAGAAGGTATGAACATATCTTCGCCACcacttataatataattatgcaaaatacatGCAGCTAAAACTAGTTCAGCTTGAGTTTTGAAAGGAAAGAATGGTCTTgatgataaaattttgaaacgtCCCTTaagagaaccaaaagctctttcAATTGTGGTTCGAGCTGATGAGTGACGAAGATTAAAAAGTTCTTTATGATTTGCTGGTGTCCGGGAGCCAAACTCTTTTAGATGGTATCTAATACCCCTATAGGGGGATATAAAACCCGGTCTCGTTGCATACCCGGCATCAACCAAGAAGtactttcctaaaaaaaaacatatgtggtagttaacaaaattatattgtttaagTTGTTCTCATATATTAACCTATTTATgaataaactaaacaaaatagATACCTTTAGGAACTGATAGACCATTTAGTCTCTCTAATGCATCACGTAAAACTAAAGCATCATGTGCTGAACCTTCCCATCCAGCAAGAACATATGTAAAACATAAGTCAAAATCAACAGCA
This window contains:
- the LOC120255871 gene encoding putative nuclease HARBI1, with protein sequence MTGNDIEDNLYGARITILAAAFAVTLLLRNKQRRICREPSRGHNQRNRVITHNFLRSSETISRYFNHVLYAIGQLRDEYDCIGALDGTHIHASVPASEVAAFRGRKPYPTQNVLAAVDFDLCFTYVLAGWEGSAHDALVLRDALERLNGLSVPKGKYFLVDAGYATRPGFISPYRGIRYHLKEFGSRTPANHKELFNLRHSSARTTIERAFGSLKGRFKILSSRPFFPFKTQAELVLAACILHNYIISGGEDMFIPSEEEWTPQRPPSKSNVREQREDAQEWVARREQIACDMWPNK